The Brassica oleracea var. oleracea cultivar TO1000 chromosome C6, BOL, whole genome shotgun sequence genomic interval CAGTAAACATCTCCTAAGTTTTGCATTCATATATTGAGCATTAAAAAAAAATTAACAAAAAAAAGTTTTTTGACTGAAACTTTCAAAGGTAGCAAACGGCCCTCATTAAAGCTCTGGACGAGTAAATTATACGTAGCGGACCAGTAAAATCTTATTCTTATCTTTTGGGGTATGTTCTATCCCCTCTTATTGCAAGAACCCTAATTAGCTCCACGGTTAAACTTGTGTTTCTCTTCACGAACGAATTAAACTCTCTAGTAAAAGCAATCTCCTTCATGTGACGTATGACATAACACCGAGCTTCATCGTGGAGGGTTTTCTCACGAGGATCGTCTTTCGAGATTTCAAAAATATCAAGAGCATTCCCAATGTTAAGTGAAGACATAAGTTGGTACCTACATAGATCTCGTAATAAGGGGATGCTGTACAAATTAGCTGCAAAATATAACGACCTTGCATGCTTCTTCAACTTCTCGGAGTACTGTATGGAGTTTCCAACGTACATGAACTCGATAAAAACCTCTAGCGCTTCATGGTTCATTCCGTAGAGAATGATCGTCTCCTTCTCTTTACCATCACCATCAAAAAGCTCTCTGAGTTCGTCTGATCTTGCTCCCTAGGATATATCACTAAATCAGTTAGCCATAAAATTGGGCGACGTTTTTTGCATGCAACACTAATAATTGAAAGTTACATACCAAAATAACTTTATTGGCGGGGATAGGATCTTCGTGATCATCCTCGCCAGCTAAACACAGTACATCGGGGTGCCATTGTTCTTTAAAGATCTTCGCTAGACCATCATGGAAAAGATCCATGTTCCTTTGATGATCGGCCATACCTTTAGTTTATTAAGAAAACAAGCAGACGATTGAGAGAGAATAAAACAAATAGGTTTAAATTTAGTTAGGCAAAAGTATGATCAAAGAAAGCTCGAGTAGATCACCGTATATATAAATAGAGACAGTTTGCCATTCCTAACTAGGAATGCTAATCCCTTACAGAAACGAAATAGGATTAAATTATGTTGTTTTACTATAGTGGGCTTTTATTAGAGCATCATTAACCTAAAAATCCACTCTGATTTCTTAATGATTTTTTAGAATTAAATGGTACTTAAGAGATTTAGTTAAGAGACACCAACATTTTTGTGTTCCAATAGGAGTTTCTTATTTAGGGGTTCTTAAAAAAAAATAAAAAATTTAACATTGTTTAATTAAAGCTAAAATTTATTTATTAAATAAATATTATAAAAGATAACATTTTAAACATAATTTTTTTAAAAAAAACATAAAAACAAAGATTAGCAAAAAAAGGAAAATAATTTGAAAGAAGCATCTGAGCTCAATTTTTATATTCGTCACGTCCAAATTTACACTATATATATTCAATCAAATCAACTTTCAGTTGTTGATGCATTTGTCCATCACGAATTCTAGTTCGAATACCCATTATATTGACGATAAATCGAGTTTATTTAAAATAATGTTTTTTTTGAGAAAAAAATATATGTATAGAGGAGTATAAACTAAAAAAAAATGAGGACAAAACTTTGACCTTTTTCTCTTATGTGTCCACCAAAGTGTTAGACAATGGAAGGGTACAAACAAACAAGAACGTCTCAAATAATGGCTCACAATACGAGTGAAATATTTGATTCTTGCTTGATTCAATGTTCAGATTTTCAATTTTCGTGATGATAAGTGGTATTTCTAAGCAAACTTCTTTTGTTCAGATTTATCTATCAGTTACAGAGTGATGGACACTAGTATAAAATGATGTGAACAAAATAGAGTCGCTACCTACTACTACTACTACTACTTCATCTGAAAAAAATTTAAGAGACGATATAAGAAGCAGACATTCAGAAGAGGTCTTCTTTGAGAGTGAACTCAGCTGAACCGAACCGCCAAGCCAGAGGTGTGGAAGGCATCATCATCATCATAAAGCCAGGCGGAATTGGGGAGCGCCATGGAGTTGTTGAGCTCTTCAGCCAATCAGTCAACTTGGGAGATGGTATCTCTTCTGGTTCTTCACAAGTCAGTTTGTTCTTAGCATCCATCTGGAACCAAAAAAACACAAAATCTCTCATAAGTCATAACTAAAGCAAGTCTCAAGAGAGACACATTGAAACGGAGTCAAGTACCGTTTCTTTGTCATGCTTGAGATGCTTTACCTTGATGCTGGTAGAATCTGTGTAAAAACAAAAGGAACAAGCTTAGCACACAAGTTCACAAGTAAAGACTGGTGGCTACCATCAGAGCTTACCCTGGTGGAGTAGAATATCAGCAGAGAAGTGATTGTTCCAGAGACTCCGCTGCTCTTTGATGCATTTTCTCTTTTTTTCTCAGCAGAGAAGTGATTGTTCTTTCGCTTATCCACAGACCACGATTAAAGAAGGTTAAACAGCTCGGCTATTTGATGCGCAAAGTATTAACCTCAAAACCAAACTTCTCATGTTCTGTACCTATCCTGCAAACTCAAAACGTCAAGTTAGCTTCATGGTATAATGGTCCAACACACAAAGCAATCTGTATGAGCTTAAAAACAAAAAAACAAGGTAGCACACGAACACATACAAAGACATTTAACAAAACAGTACCTCCATTTTTGCTTTGGTTTGCAACCAGAGGCAAAATAAGCAATGAGATCCTCTCTCGTAAGCGACTCAGTCGCAACCACAGATTCCTCTATTGGAGCACACAAGACGGATCACTTAACCAATTAATCAAAAGACCATCAATACTTTCTTTTCAAACAGACAGACATGTTAATTTGTCAAGATGTTGTGAAAGAAACAAATTCCCCTAAACTAGCGAAAAGCATACAGCTTTTGAACAACTCGAGAATCAATTTCAACAAAGACTCCAACTTTCATATAGATATGTTAATCAAACCCTTAATAACAACTGTAGTAACAAACACTCAATCAAAATCAGCATACCTGAAACTTCAAAGGCTTTAGCACCTTTGATACTAATGGAGCTCGCAGCAATGGTTTCTCCAGGAGTCATAGAATGATTTATCCCTGCAACATTCTAATTGGGTCACCAAAAGTTGGAAACTTTAACAAGAAAAAATGAACAAAATCATAACCAATTCTTCCTCACGTTTGAGGAGCACAGACATGGACACTGTAGAGACCTTCGTTAACCAAAGCCTCAACGAGAGAGACGACTCCAATCGAATCAATCCCATAGCCGTTTGTGACTAAAACTCAGTTTCCCGAAAGAAAGAATGGTGGAAGAAGAAGAAGAAGAAGATAGAGATCTGACTCTTCCTGTCTCTCCTTTTCTGGTCCGTCATGGAGAGCAAGAGCAACGCAGATTGATTCCGTGAGAGAGAAAGAGACGCGACGAATGATGGACACGTGTCTCATAAGAGACTGACCCTTGATTAAGAGACGTTCCTTCTCTTAATGCATAATTTTTTTTTTTTTAATTCTAAAAACATTAAAAACCCACCTAAGCAACCGGCATTCGGGTACCCGTTAGCGTTCGGATCGGGTTTTTCGGATTTCGGTTCTTTTTTATAACCCCTCACAGGTCTCATTCTAGTAAATTTACAAGTACGGGTCGGGTTCGGATATAACACATCGGGTTCGGGTCGGTTTTGTATCACATCATAGAACCCATAAAGTAATCATATATCATTCGGATTCGGGTTATATCGGATCGGTTCGGATGTACCAAAATAAAATCTAAAATTTAAAAGCAAAACATAAGAAATATATACTTATGTATATATAATTAAGTATTTAAAGTAGTTATTTAAATTTTAAATACTTATTGTTAGATACCATATCAAAATAAATATGAAATTGAATATTTGAAGTATATATTCATGTTTCATATAATTATATTGTATATTAGTTTGAACATTCGGAACGGTTTCTTCGGATATCTTTTCGGATTTTTTGATTTTTTCGGTTTTTCGGGTTACCCGTTCTGGTTCGGTTAATAATACTTCGGGTTCGAATATGTTTTGTACCACCTTACAAGATCCATTCGGATATTTTTTACATTTTGGACCGGATACGGATCGGGTTTTTCGGTTCGGATTTCGGATTATGGATTTTATGCCCAGGCCTAGCTTTAATGGTGCTCTTACACATAGTCCATGTAATATGAACGTGAAATATGTACACCGACGGCAAGTAGTAAATTCATTTAATTCGAAAAAGTTATGAACCGTAAAGTCTGCAACTTAAAACTTAAGAATCACTGACACTATATATGCATAGTGGCCGAGCACTTCTTTTGGTCACATTTGAAAAGAGATGTGGAACAATTTTGTGAAAGATGCATCATATGCCTTAAGGCCAAGGTCACATTCCTCATGGTACAACCAAAATATACAAAAAAAAATACACTAAAATTTTCTATCTCACTAATCTAGTCACGTCTCTTGCTTCTTGTTTCCGTCAAGAACGCCCTAGTAATTTGAACGCATAAATGTTGATTTTTCTGAGAAAAAGCTTCGTACTTGTCCAAGACAATGATGTCGTCCATGTTCTGTACCACAAACCCTATAGCAGCTTCCTTCAGCCTCTTGCTCGAACCAAGATCCGAGACATCAAGAACGTCAAGAACACTATAGAGGTTTTCAAGGAACTAAGCATATGTTTCTCGCAGAACTCTTGCAAGTAATGAATCATGTACTTATCAGCTGCAACAAACAAGGCATATACATGTTTCTCCAACTTGTCTGAAGCCAATGTGCCGGTGTATAGAAACTACAAGAGAGCTTGAAGTTCCTCTGAGTTTAGTTCTTGGAGCGTTATGGCGTATTCTGGAGCGGTTTTGTACTTGTCTGAATCTAGAATGTTCTTGAACAGATTTTGAAGCCTATAAAGCACAAAATATTATCATATATAGAGTTATAGAATAATTAAGTCTCGATTGAAAAAAACAACTTTGAACGGTTGCGTTATTTTATGTTAAAAATCCTATATTAAGAATCTATTTTATTCTTCTTTTATGAATATTTCATATTAAGAAAATCCTATATAGATTTAAAAAAAAAAATTAAAACAACCACATACAACGATAAGTAATTTGTTTTTATAAAAACTCTATAAATTGTGGTTTCATGTGAATGGAAGGGATAACACATATAAATGTAGAAAATAACCATAAACCCCGAAAAAGATCATTAAAATTACCAACAAAGCTCTATGTGCATGGATTGGAGGTCCATCATCGCCGGGGTATAAAAGAATATCAGCATGAAGCCTTCTTTGAATCCCAAAACAAAGCTGCTCACGAAGACTATTCTCTTCTTCTGCTTGTCTTCAGTTTCTTTCATATTTTCCATCCATTTGATCACCTTCTCAAATGGTTGCGACTGGAATATAATAAAAATTCATGTAATCTAATTGATATATAAAAACTTTGACAGCTTATTGAAAACCTAAGTGAGAATACATAATGGAGTACCTCACGAGAAAACAAAGGAGAAGAAGAAAGAGAGGAGCCATTGTTGACGGCGGACTTAACGGTCAATTTTTCATGATCTTCTTTTGAGCCCTCAAGCTTCTTGAGCAGTGCGATAGTGGTTCGAGCACCTTCATAGCATGATCCGCATATCGTGTTCCTCGGTGGTCGTAAAATAGATGGCTTTGTGGTGCAAATTGAACAATCCATTTTCTTGGTTTTGTAGTTTTTGTTTTGTTTTTCTCTATCTTGCAGATTTTTGGAGTAAAGTTGAGGATTTGAAGAAGGTCGACAAAGGAAGATGATGGACGAGCAGTTTCTTGCTTCGAACTCAAGTTGTTAAATTATTATTCAAGAGTTGGTTAGAGATGGTTACGTTCTTGAAACATTTTATATACAAATTTCATTTATAACCAACTCCGTGATTGTTTACGTAAAGAGTTGTTGAGCATAATTTAACAAATACAACGACGAGAGATCAAATGATTAATTCACGAAAAAACGTTATTATGGGGAGCAGTCTAGTTGGAACTTGGAAACTTCAATGGATTTTATAATGGATAATAAAACTATTAATTAGTTTATTTGTATGCTGGATATGCTTCATATGTACATGATCGATGATGAGTTAATTAATGAAGAATTGATTAGAAAGGAAATAAGAATGTGGAGATTTGGGATATGATAGCTCCAAAAGTTAAAAGACTTGGAAGTTGGGAAAAAGGAAATGACTTTCCAACGATTCAACAGCAAATATGTGTAGTGCAAGCACGTCGCCCCTTCCGTATATAATTATATATACTAGTGGTATTTAGGCGCTATGCACCGGGTTCATATGTTTAATTCTTACATGAATTTACAATTTATTTTATGATCTTAGTAAATAGAATATGTTCAAAAATATGAAAATAAAAATATGTTGAAAGAGAATGATATATTTTTCTGATCTATTTGATA includes:
- the LOC106299807 gene encoding putative BTB/POZ domain-containing protein At2g40440, producing MADHQRNMDLFHDGLAKIFKEQWHPDVLCLAGEDDHEDPIPANKVILGARSDELRELFDGDGKEKETIILYGMNHEALEVFIEFMYVGNSIQYSEKLKKHARSLYFAANLYSIPLLRDLCRYQLMSSLNIGNALDIFEISKDDPREKTLHDEARCYVIRHMKEIAFTREFNSFVKRNTSLTVELIRVLAIRGDRTYPKR